The following coding sequences are from one Ruminococcus flavefaciens AE3010 window:
- a CDS encoding lectin like domain-containing protein has protein sequence MVKDFLYRGQAVDVSYMSDKGKNWSGTYNSSYCERKPRFANHAVTIVGWDDSFPAEHFKKKPKGDGAWLCQNSWGTHDGDDGYLWLSYYDGTLSDFAVYQLENADEHDIIYQYDSFIPIQTMSAYDDADENGPSYMADIFTSVGDIQLSTVGTYIYNAGTEYEVTVYSGLKDRNDPSSGTPSAVTKGRIDATGFFTIDLEDPVILTGNEQFSVVVKLYCEDTPFVLPLESSLYVEGDDNEIIDISTFADDSTIKSLTGRGESFFSSDGVTWKDVCDESVTYTEEEKQFLLESFIEQLYDGIDENDTDLWRNAQQGEKNYKQLFEIGDIKSNFGNMTLKAYAEPVGKVKFTQPEGAVAPDERVELFSDREHGEIYYSTGDENESIRYEAPIAVNDDVKITAYVMDSGVKGNVISKRSFTPKYAAFNWIGYKTSSESYSRDLKYAKRISDNEYTINIPAEFDSVSLYLGTVNNVEYNGMSYGAYGKIESVKADYGVTDIELKLTGENCTDNTVTLHINRSLVSFDAPNGAILASRADRIYAADGKELFAGSSVMEYAGQTLTAVKDGKEIPVSVPERADISEMKINYRSEALGPFSREISERLEIAVGSSDYSRFTSAKGRIISGADIAPEDYGLYYISIIPGETFRLRAAGGNGLFPSTTVRYDIPDAPKQLPDIASLKQYDADSCVFEDDIYEIAYEGYFSEIMMEELAGGYGYTYEAFGKLMEKRTGLESEKLNKIIGSEYKPGNKIKYDVPCYVRYSATDQSFASETLYVYKRKGAAAGDVNGDGAVNAVDASIVLSHYASVSVGEKGELTEEQVKTGDMNGDGTLNAVDASMILEIYAFNSIG, from the coding sequence ATGGTAAAGGATTTCCTTTACAGAGGGCAGGCAGTGGACGTTTCGTATATGTCAGACAAGGGAAAGAACTGGTCAGGGACTTATAACAGCTCATACTGTGAGCGCAAGCCAAGATTTGCCAACCATGCCGTTACTATAGTCGGCTGGGACGACAGCTTCCCTGCGGAGCATTTCAAAAAGAAGCCAAAGGGCGACGGTGCATGGCTTTGTCAGAACAGCTGGGGAACACATGACGGCGACGACGGCTATCTCTGGCTGTCATATTATGACGGCACACTCAGCGATTTTGCTGTATATCAGCTTGAAAACGCCGATGAGCACGATATCATATATCAGTATGACAGCTTCATACCAATACAGACCATGTCAGCTTATGATGATGCCGACGAAAACGGACCTTCCTACATGGCGGACATTTTTACATCGGTGGGAGATATTCAGCTGAGTACTGTCGGTACCTACATATATAATGCGGGGACTGAATATGAGGTGACGGTATATTCGGGACTAAAGGACAGGAACGACCCGTCCTCTGGAACTCCCTCGGCAGTCACCAAGGGCAGGATAGATGCCACGGGCTTTTTCACTATCGACCTTGAAGACCCTGTGATACTGACGGGCAATGAACAGTTCAGCGTTGTGGTAAAGCTTTACTGCGAGGATACGCCATTTGTTCTGCCTCTGGAAAGCAGCCTTTACGTTGAGGGCGATGACAACGAAATAATTGACATCAGCACCTTTGCCGATGACAGTACGATAAAAAGTCTTACAGGCAGAGGGGAGAGCTTTTTCAGCTCTGACGGTGTCACATGGAAGGACGTCTGCGACGAGAGCGTGACATACACCGAAGAGGAGAAGCAGTTTCTTCTTGAATCGTTTATCGAGCAGCTCTATGACGGCATAGACGAAAATGACACAGACCTCTGGCGAAATGCTCAGCAGGGCGAAAAAAACTATAAACAGCTGTTTGAGATCGGCGACATAAAGTCGAATTTCGGCAATATGACGCTGAAAGCCTATGCGGAGCCTGTGGGCAAGGTGAAGTTCACTCAGCCCGAGGGAGCTGTAGCTCCCGATGAAAGGGTAGAGCTTTTCTCGGACAGGGAGCATGGAGAAATATATTATTCCACAGGCGATGAGAACGAGTCGATCAGGTACGAAGCTCCTATTGCTGTAAACGACGATGTCAAGATAACCGCATATGTCATGGACAGCGGCGTTAAGGGCAATGTTATCTCGAAGAGAAGCTTTACTCCCAAATATGCCGCTTTCAACTGGATAGGATATAAGACGTCTTCCGAGAGCTACAGCCGCGACCTTAAATACGCTAAGAGGATATCCGACAATGAATATACTATCAATATCCCTGCGGAGTTTGATTCCGTCTCGCTGTATCTCGGAACTGTCAATAATGTTGAGTACAACGGGATGAGCTACGGTGCTTACGGTAAGATAGAATCCGTAAAGGCTGATTACGGAGTGACAGATATCGAGCTGAAGCTGACAGGTGAGAACTGTACCGACAACACGGTGACGCTTCATATCAACCGTTCGCTGGTAAGCTTTGATGCTCCGAATGGTGCTATCCTTGCATCGCGTGCCGACAGGATCTATGCTGCCGACGGAAAAGAGCTTTTTGCGGGCTCAAGTGTTATGGAATACGCAGGTCAGACTCTGACGGCTGTCAAGGACGGAAAAGAGATACCTGTAAGCGTTCCCGAAAGAGCTGATATCTCGGAAATGAAGATAAACTATCGCTCGGAAGCTCTCGGTCCTTTCAGCAGAGAGATCAGCGAAAGGCTTGAGATAGCGGTGGGAAGCTCAGATTACAGCAGATTTACTTCCGCAAAGGGCAGGATAATAAGCGGTGCAGATATAGCTCCCGAGGATTACGGCTTGTACTATATAAGTATCATTCCCGGGGAGACTTTCAGGCTGAGAGCAGCAGGCGGAAACGGCTTGTTCCCCAGCACTACTGTAAGATATGATATTCCCGACGCTCCGAAACAGCTGCCCGATATTGCTTCGCTGAAGCAGTACGACGCCGACAGCTGCGTATTCGAGGACGATATATATGAGATAGCCTATGAGGGCTATTTCTCAGAAATAATGATGGAGGAGCTTGCAGGCGGATACGGCTATACATATGAGGCGTTCGGCAAGCTCATGGAAAAGCGTACAGGTCTTGAAAGTGAGAAGCTCAATAAGATAATCGGCAGTGAGTATAAGCCTGGAAACAAGATAAAATATGATGTGCCGTGTTATGTAAGGTATTCTGCTACCGATCAATCCTTTGCGTCGGAAACGCTGTATGTATATAAGCGTAAGGGAGCTGCCGCAGGCGATGTTAACGGCGACGGAGCTGTAAATGCGGTGGACGCGTCAATAGTCCTTAGCCATTATGCTTCTGTTTCTGTCGGCGAAAAGGGAGAACTTACCGAAGAACAGGTGAAAACAGGTGATATGAACGGCGACGGTACGCTGAATGCAGTGGATGCTTCCATGATACTTGAGATATATGCATTCAATTCTATTGGTTGA
- a CDS encoding carbohydrate ABC transporter permease, with protein sequence MSGNMKDVYGKAKDNYTAKIKLKSGILFVWFLLLTIICLLPIYILVINATRSHSDIANGLSFVPSHYLKSNWNKVFTDPGFKLCYSAFHGYKNSLIITVCSTFLTVFFSALTAYGIHVYDFKLKEISYSVILLVMMVPMQVTSAGFIAFMSDLKLTNTYWPLILPSIAAPAVVYFMRSYMKSSFPLDIVEAARIDGCGEFRTFLSIAIPMMKPAIAVQAIFAFIASWNNFYTPNMILISVDLKKKTLPMMVSALQSSDKFNDYGAIYLAIALSIIPIIIAYVLLSRFIIAGVALGGVKE encoded by the coding sequence ATGAGTGGTAATATGAAAGACGTTTACGGAAAGGCAAAGGATAACTATACAGCTAAGATCAAGTTAAAGTCAGGTATCCTGTTTGTATGGTTCCTTCTCCTTACAATTATATGTCTGCTTCCTATCTATATCCTTGTTATTAACGCTACACGTTCACATTCGGATATAGCAAACGGACTCAGCTTCGTTCCGAGCCATTATCTGAAATCAAACTGGAACAAGGTATTTACAGACCCCGGATTCAAGCTCTGCTACAGCGCTTTCCACGGTTATAAGAACAGCTTGATCATCACAGTATGTTCAACTTTCCTTACAGTTTTCTTTTCAGCTCTTACTGCTTACGGAATCCATGTATATGATTTCAAGCTTAAGGAGATCTCATATTCAGTTATCCTCCTTGTTATGATGGTACCTATGCAGGTAACATCTGCCGGATTCATTGCATTTATGTCAGATCTTAAGCTGACAAATACTTACTGGCCTCTTATCCTTCCATCAATTGCAGCTCCTGCGGTCGTTTACTTCATGAGATCATACATGAAGTCATCATTCCCGCTGGATATCGTTGAAGCTGCTCGTATCGACGGATGCGGAGAGTTCAGAACATTCCTGTCAATTGCAATTCCTATGATGAAGCCAGCTATAGCTGTACAGGCTATCTTCGCTTTCATCGCAAGCTGGAACAACTTCTATACACCTAACATGATCCTCATCAGTGTTGATCTGAAGAAGAAGACCCTTCCTATGATGGTATCTGCTCTTCAGTCATCTGATAAGTTCAATGATTACGGTGCTATCTATCTTGCAATTGCACTTTCAATTATTCCTATCATAATCGCATATGTACTCCTTTCAAGATTCATCATCGCTGGTGTTGCTCTTGGTGGTGTAAAGGAATAA
- a CDS encoding AMP-binding protein, whose translation MKISFSTLACPDWSWTDIYSMAKDFKFDGIEIRGLGNEIFSVKAQPFTEAQLPNTIAKLQSLGLEIPCLSSGACLKFKDKYQEAEDEIKAYAQLASKLGASYIRILGDLDPAPVGDVDDDYIAEALKKLVPIAEEYNVTLLVETNGVYSDTARLAKVLDSVKSRKVAALWDMHHPYRYNNEAPETTVANLGEYIKYIQVKDSVMREDGTVEYRIMGTGDIPVKAMIEALDTINYNGYISLEWVKRWARDLSDAGIVIPQFAEYMAPYKKAHKHPLQTSMRGDGQYPWPKERILNYTFPDILDRICEQFPNQYAFRYTELDYTRTYPEFRDDVDTFARSLLAMGVKKGDHVAIWATNVPQWYITFWATTKIGAVLVTMNTEYRIHEAEYLLRQSDTNTLVMIDGIKNINYVDIIKELCPELDTCEPGKLNSAKLPYLKNVITVDSENKGCFTWEQALELSKNVPYSEVERVRKTIDIHDVCNMQYTSGTTGFPKGVMLTHYNVVNNGKAIGDCMDLSTADRMMIQVPMFHCFGMVLAMTASMTHGTTMSPITRFSPRKGLACINKEKITCFHGVPTMFIAMLGHEDFEKTDFSHMRTGIMAGSPCPIKTMEEVVEKMHMSEICITYGQTEASPATTMSKTTDSLEQRVNTVGGPIFGVECRIVDPETNQEVPDDVDGEFVARGYNIMKGYYKMPEATAAAIDSEGWLHTGDLARRRSSDGYFKITGRIKDMIIRGGENIYPKEIEDFLYTYPKVKDVQVIGVPDEDYGEEIMACIVLHDGETATEQEIKDFCLARMAKHKCPRYVDFVDGFPMNAAGKILKYKMREQAVEKLKLHKADSIVTA comes from the coding sequence GTGAAAATTAGTTTTTCAACACTTGCTTGTCCTGATTGGTCATGGACAGACATCTATTCAATGGCAAAGGATTTCAAATTCGACGGAATTGAGATCAGAGGTCTCGGAAACGAGATATTCTCCGTCAAGGCACAGCCTTTTACAGAAGCACAGCTTCCTAATACAATTGCTAAGCTACAGTCACTAGGTCTCGAAATACCCTGCCTATCATCAGGTGCATGTCTTAAATTCAAGGATAAATATCAGGAAGCCGAGGACGAGATAAAGGCATATGCTCAGCTTGCAAGCAAGCTCGGCGCTTCTTATATAAGAATACTTGGCGATCTTGATCCTGCACCTGTTGGTGATGTTGATGATGACTATATCGCAGAAGCTCTGAAAAAGCTTGTACCTATCGCAGAGGAGTACAATGTAACTCTCCTCGTTGAGACGAACGGCGTATATTCCGATACTGCAAGACTTGCAAAGGTGCTCGACAGCGTAAAGAGCCGCAAGGTGGCTGCACTCTGGGATATGCACCACCCATACCGCTATAACAACGAAGCTCCCGAGACTACAGTTGCAAATCTCGGTGAGTACATCAAATACATACAGGTCAAGGACAGCGTTATGCGCGAGGACGGTACAGTTGAGTACAGGATCATGGGCACAGGAGATATTCCTGTAAAGGCTATGATAGAAGCCCTTGACACTATCAACTATAACGGCTATATCTCACTTGAATGGGTAAAGCGCTGGGCGCGTGACCTCAGCGATGCAGGTATCGTTATACCTCAGTTCGCAGAGTACATGGCTCCCTACAAGAAGGCTCACAAGCATCCTCTCCAGACAAGCATGAGAGGTGACGGTCAGTATCCGTGGCCGAAGGAACGTATCCTCAACTACACATTCCCCGATATACTCGACCGTATCTGCGAGCAGTTCCCGAATCAGTATGCATTCCGTTATACTGAGCTTGACTATACAAGAACATATCCCGAGTTCCGTGACGATGTTGACACCTTCGCACGTTCGCTCCTTGCAATGGGCGTAAAGAAGGGCGACCACGTTGCTATCTGGGCGACTAATGTTCCCCAGTGGTATATCACATTCTGGGCTACCACAAAGATAGGTGCGGTACTTGTTACAATGAATACAGAATACCGTATCCACGAGGCTGAGTATCTGCTGAGACAGTCCGATACAAATACTCTCGTTATGATAGACGGTATCAAAAATATCAACTATGTAGATATCATCAAGGAGCTCTGCCCCGAGCTTGATACCTGCGAGCCGGGCAAGCTGAATTCCGCAAAGCTTCCTTACCTCAAGAACGTCATCACAGTCGATTCAGAGAACAAGGGCTGCTTTACATGGGAGCAGGCTCTGGAGCTCTCCAAGAACGTTCCGTACAGCGAAGTTGAGCGCGTAAGAAAGACCATAGATATCCACGATGTCTGCAATATGCAGTACACTTCGGGAACAACAGGTTTCCCGAAGGGCGTTATGCTCACTCACTATAACGTAGTCAACAACGGTAAGGCTATCGGAGACTGCATGGACCTCTCAACAGCTGACCGCATGATGATACAGGTGCCTATGTTCCACTGCTTCGGCATGGTTCTGGCTATGACCGCTTCCATGACTCATGGTACAACTATGTCTCCTATTACCCGTTTCTCACCGAGAAAGGGACTGGCCTGCATAAACAAGGAGAAGATAACCTGCTTCCACGGCGTACCAACTATGTTCATTGCTATGCTCGGACATGAGGACTTTGAAAAGACTGATTTCTCACACATGAGAACAGGTATCATGGCAGGTTCACCCTGTCCTATCAAGACAATGGAGGAAGTTGTCGAGAAGATGCACATGAGCGAGATATGCATCACTTACGGACAGACCGAGGCTTCTCCCGCAACAACTATGAGCAAGACTACCGACTCACTGGAACAGCGCGTAAATACAGTCGGCGGACCTATCTTCGGCGTTGAGTGCCGTATAGTTGATCCCGAGACAAATCAGGAGGTTCCTGATGACGTTGACGGCGAGTTCGTAGCAAGAGGATATAACATCATGAAGGGCTACTATAAGATGCCCGAAGCAACTGCAGCCGCTATCGACAGCGAGGGCTGGCTCCACACAGGCGACCTTGCAAGACGCCGTTCTTCTGACGGATATTTCAAGATAACAGGCAGAATCAAGGATATGATAATCCGCGGCGGCGAGAATATCTACCCCAAGGAGATAGAGGACTTCCTCTACACCTATCCAAAGGTAAAGGACGTACAGGTAATAGGTGTTCCCGATGAGGACTACGGTGAGGAGATAATGGCTTGTATCGTTCTTCATGACGGCGAGACAGCTACCGAGCAGGAGATAAAGGACTTCTGCCTTGCAAGAATGGCAAAGCACAAGTGCCCGAGATACGTTGATTTTGTAGACGGCTTCCCCATGAATGCCGCAGGAAAGATACTCAAATACAAGATGAGAGAGCAGGCAGTTGAAAAGCTGAAGCTCCACAAGGCTGACAGTATAGTTACAGCATAG
- a CDS encoding PHP domain-containing protein, which yields MICDLHCHTTLSDGSLGIEDVIAQAKRMNIDWLSITDHDTMASFSRADVLGERAGVKMLHGVELSAWDKERNSKVHILCYAPSKPNRLEGLCLKSCEIRKECSKEMIEKVMAKFPITQESILKRTTASKSIFKQHIMRALIDYGYALEFYGDLDRELFNPKDGSCYMEREYPDVNFVIDLIHTARGVAVMAHPAQYNNMELLEELAKNGKIDGVEVGHFSADENCRSELRAIADKYELIQTGGSDFHGLYNKVPTHLGSETTSKENLDRILKLAAARSKEA from the coding sequence ATGATTTGCGATCTGCACTGTCACACTACACTTTCCGACGGTTCGCTTGGCATTGAAGATGTAATTGCACAGGCGAAGCGCATGAATATCGATTGGCTCTCCATTACGGACCACGATACAATGGCTTCTTTTTCAAGAGCTGATGTTCTTGGTGAACGCGCAGGAGTAAAAATGCTCCACGGCGTAGAGCTATCGGCATGGGATAAGGAAAGAAACAGCAAGGTACACATACTTTGCTATGCGCCCTCAAAGCCAAACAGACTTGAGGGACTATGCTTGAAATCCTGCGAGATCAGAAAGGAATGCTCCAAGGAAATGATCGAAAAGGTCATGGCTAAGTTCCCGATCACTCAGGAAAGCATACTCAAACGTACCACAGCTTCAAAGAGCATATTCAAGCAGCACATAATGCGAGCTCTCATAGATTATGGCTATGCGCTTGAATTCTACGGTGATCTGGACAGGGAGCTGTTCAATCCAAAGGACGGTTCATGCTACATGGAGCGTGAGTACCCCGACGTAAATTTTGTTATTGACCTGATACATACAGCAAGAGGTGTAGCAGTTATGGCTCACCCTGCACAGTACAACAATATGGAGCTTCTTGAGGAGCTTGCAAAGAACGGCAAGATAGACGGCGTTGAGGTAGGACATTTCTCCGCCGATGAGAACTGCCGCAGCGAGCTTAGAGCAATAGCCGATAAGTATGAGCTTATACAGACAGGGGGCTCCGACTTCCACGGACTGTACAACAAGGTACCTACTCACCTGGGAAGTGAGACAACTTCCAAGGAGAATCTTGACAGGATACTGAAGCTTGCTGCTGCAAGAAGCAAAGAGGCTTAA
- a CDS encoding ABC transporter substrate-binding protein produces the protein MNTLKRTLALVATLAMSATAFASCGSKDSSSSDNGTEATTAANDEATTAADTTAEVVDGDTVDASVGQGGDTFTVAAWNHDDVPALIASWKGLDADTIVDQLADNKVEGIKFIDFGVGGGQASENYDQLFNDGSDLDVYFVEADWALKYINDDARTLPLSKLGLGDKDFPNIYSYTDEIGKDSNGVRKGISWQAAAGGFAYRADLAKEYLGVESPADMQKQIGNWDDFVKAAQTVSEKSSKSVALADSLGGMWQAFACGRTTPWVVDNKLQIDDSCKKFADTAKALWDCGGVTKNSQWTDEWTAAGVSGNVMGYFVSTWGFGGFFLDAAGGYDKEANKGGEQYGKWAVCEGPQAFYWGGTWMVVNPKTDNGNEAREFIIAATSDEAKMSAYAKSKPEYVNNSKVMDDLISANTEFNPIISGNFVDKQNYFAELANNAKNIDFKGLITPFDSTIKGNFADAVKENYLEGGKSWDDTVNAFKDKVAESVPDLEWED, from the coding sequence ATGAACACACTTAAGAGAACTTTAGCTTTAGTAGCTACACTCGCAATGTCTGCAACAGCTTTCGCAAGCTGCGGCAGCAAGGATTCATCTTCATCTGATAACGGCACAGAGGCAACAACTGCTGCTAACGATGAGGCAACAACAGCTGCTGATACAACTGCAGAGGTAGTTGACGGTGACACAGTTGACGCTTCAGTTGGACAGGGCGGCGACACATTCACAGTTGCAGCTTGGAACCACGATGACGTTCCTGCTCTTATCGCTTCTTGGAAGGGCCTCGACGCAGATACAATCGTTGATCAGCTCGCTGACAACAAGGTTGAAGGCATCAAGTTCATTGACTTCGGTGTAGGCGGCGGCCAGGCATCTGAGAACTATGACCAGCTCTTTAACGACGGTTCAGATCTCGACGTTTACTTCGTAGAGGCTGACTGGGCACTCAAGTACATCAATGATGACGCAAGAACACTTCCTCTCAGCAAGCTCGGTCTTGGTGACAAGGATTTCCCAAATATCTACAGCTACACAGACGAAATCGGTAAGGATTCCAACGGCGTTCGTAAGGGTATCTCATGGCAGGCAGCTGCTGGTGGATTCGCTTACAGAGCTGACCTCGCTAAGGAGTACCTCGGCGTTGAGTCACCTGCTGACATGCAGAAGCAGATCGGCAACTGGGATGATTTCGTAAAGGCTGCTCAGACAGTATCTGAGAAGTCAAGCAAGAGCGTTGCACTCGCTGACTCACTCGGCGGTATGTGGCAGGCATTTGCTTGCGGACGTACAACTCCTTGGGTTGTAGACAACAAGCTCCAGATCGATGATTCTTGCAAGAAGTTTGCTGATACAGCAAAGGCTCTCTGGGATTGCGGCGGTGTTACAAAGAACAGCCAGTGGACAGATGAGTGGACAGCTGCAGGCGTTTCAGGCAACGTTATGGGTTACTTTGTATCAACTTGGGGCTTCGGCGGATTCTTCCTCGATGCTGCTGGCGGATATGACAAGGAAGCAAACAAGGGCGGCGAGCAGTACGGCAAGTGGGCTGTATGTGAAGGACCTCAGGCATTCTACTGGGGCGGTACTTGGATGGTTGTAAATCCAAAGACTGATAACGGTAACGAGGCTCGTGAGTTCATCATTGCTGCTACATCAGATGAGGCTAAGATGTCTGCATACGCTAAGAGCAAGCCTGAGTATGTAAACAACTCTAAGGTTATGGACGACCTCATTTCTGCTAACACAGAATTCAACCCAATCATTTCCGGTAACTTCGTTGACAAGCAGAACTACTTCGCAGAGCTCGCTAACAACGCTAAGAACATCGACTTCAAGGGTCTTATCACACCTTTCGATTCAACAATCAAGGGCAACTTCGCTGACGCTGTTAAGGAGAACTACCTTGAGGGCGGCAAGTCTTGGGATGATACAGTAAATGCATTCAAGGACAAGGTTGCTGAGTCAGTACCTGATCTCGAGTGGGAAGACTAA
- a CDS encoding C1 family peptidase codes for MKIKRICRSLGAVLAAAAVTCFSVPEAVRAETRFIWEQHNKEAVVSAHSGTLSMPVLRSVASQDGVRFETAAPCKPIGKAVVSAGDTAELPSEFDMRKVYGSTSVKNQGSYGTCWVHAAVASAESSMLQSVPYIDLSELHSAYYNYYGYNQLVPQSSDTVDILGEGGNARMITNLWSQWIGPVNEDKLPYENTSFFDNNTDKDLMNFQSDYHLKKRL; via the coding sequence ATGAAGATCAAGAGAATATGCAGAAGTTTAGGGGCTGTTCTTGCAGCTGCGGCTGTAACGTGTTTTTCCGTACCCGAGGCTGTCCGGGCAGAAACAAGGTTCATATGGGAGCAGCATAACAAAGAAGCTGTCGTGTCAGCTCACAGCGGCACATTATCCATGCCCGTGCTGCGTTCCGTCGCGTCACAGGACGGCGTGAGATTTGAGACCGCAGCGCCCTGCAAGCCCATAGGCAAAGCTGTTGTCTCGGCAGGTGATACGGCTGAATTGCCGTCAGAGTTTGATATGCGCAAGGTCTATGGCTCCACATCTGTGAAGAATCAGGGCTCTTACGGTACCTGCTGGGTACACGCTGCTGTTGCCAGTGCTGAGTCAAGTATGCTTCAGTCTGTACCCTATATCGACCTTTCAGAGCTCCATTCCGCTTATTATAACTATTACGGCTATAATCAGCTCGTTCCTCAGTCGAGCGATACTGTGGATATATTGGGTGAGGGCGGCAATGCGCGTATGATAACCAATCTGTGGTCTCAGTGGATAGGTCCCGTCAATGAGGATAAGCTTCCCTATGAGAACACAAGCTTTTTTGACAATAATACTGATAAAGACCTGATGAACTTTCAGTCGGATTATCATCTGAAAAAACGCCTATAA
- a CDS encoding YdcF family protein: MDAKLIPAGLCLVLFLLFAVPVTKGIINLGNGAGMAVTALLTAIFLLWGRFTAFLGKSWARPLGRIFLSALGVVTAVSLVLAVVISVFMLRAVSDPPKDENTTVVVLGCKVKDGRPSLMLGRRLEAAYTYLSEHESVCAVVSGGQGKDESISEAQCMRDWLVGQGIAPERIFMEDKSVNTEENLRFSKKIIAENGLPERVTLITDGFHQLRADMIAEKQGMSTYNVSGKTPWYLLPTYWVREWFGVLHYKLCG; the protein is encoded by the coding sequence ATGGACGCAAAGCTTATTCCCGCAGGGCTGTGCTTAGTACTTTTTCTGCTGTTTGCTGTTCCTGTGACGAAGGGCATAATCAATCTCGGCAACGGAGCAGGAATGGCAGTTACGGCTCTGCTTACAGCGATATTTCTACTGTGGGGCAGATTTACGGCTTTTCTCGGAAAGTCGTGGGCAAGACCTCTTGGCAGGATATTCCTTTCTGCATTGGGAGTCGTTACTGCGGTATCATTGGTGCTTGCAGTTGTTATAAGCGTGTTTATGCTCCGTGCGGTCAGCGATCCGCCCAAGGACGAGAATACTACTGTAGTAGTCCTCGGCTGCAAGGTCAAGGACGGCAGACCGAGCCTTATGCTGGGACGCAGACTTGAAGCCGCTTATACCTATCTTTCGGAGCATGAGAGCGTTTGCGCTGTAGTTTCGGGAGGACAGGGAAAAGACGAATCCATAAGTGAGGCTCAGTGCATGAGGGACTGGCTTGTGGGGCAGGGTATCGCTCCCGAGAGGATATTCATGGAGGACAAGTCCGTGAATACCGAGGAGAATCTGCGCTTTTCCAAAAAGATCATAGCAGAGAATGGTCTGCCGGAAAGAGTTACTCTCATTACCGACGGCTTTCATCAGCTCCGCGCAGATATGATAGCCGAAAAGCAGGGCATGAGTACCTATAATGTCTCGGGAAAGACCCCATGGTATCTTCTCCCCACATACTGGGTGAGAGAATGGTTCGGCGTATTACACTATAAGCTTTGCGGATAG
- a CDS encoding carbohydrate ABC transporter permease produces MASGAQRRIKSISYAKYGYIFILPFFLVYFFFQLWPLINTFIVSFHGNGKSVEAWVGLQNYKDILFGGTRKVRVIHESFFECLRNTVILWVGNFIPQLALSLSLAVWFTEAQLKIPGKGFFKVVMYLPNIITAASVAVLFLQLCGQSETNPGAVNLILHKLGIVARDEASGIYKTIPLVEGVWPSRIVIMFIQTWMWFGNTMIMLMSGIQGINPSLFEAASIDGASSGQVFRKITLPLLTPIMAYTLITSMIGGLQMFDIPFLYTKTGNVKDHIKTLAVMIFQYFHAQADENKMGYAGATSVLLFFITLTLGLIAFYITRDKDEIAKKKQRKKIAQQAKKESKQFGGISL; encoded by the coding sequence ATGGCATCAGGTGCGCAGAGACGCATAAAGTCAATTAGCTATGCTAAGTATGGCTATATCTTTATTTTGCCGTTTTTTCTTGTTTATTTCTTTTTCCAATTATGGCCGCTGATCAACACCTTTATCGTAAGTTTCCATGGCAACGGTAAGTCCGTTGAAGCATGGGTGGGACTACAGAATTATAAGGACATTCTTTTTGGCGGTACCAGAAAAGTTCGAGTTATCCACGAGAGCTTTTTCGAGTGCTTGAGAAATACAGTTATCCTTTGGGTCGGTAACTTCATTCCTCAGCTGGCACTTTCACTTTCACTTGCGGTATGGTTTACAGAAGCACAGTTAAAGATCCCTGGAAAGGGCTTCTTTAAGGTTGTTATGTACCTGCCCAATATCATCACTGCTGCTTCAGTAGCTGTTCTTTTCCTTCAGCTCTGCGGTCAGTCAGAAACTAACCCCGGTGCGGTAAACCTTATTCTGCACAAGCTTGGCATTGTTGCAAGAGATGAAGCATCAGGAATTTATAAGACTATACCTCTTGTAGAGGGTGTATGGCCTTCACGTATTGTAATCATGTTTATCCAGACATGGATGTGGTTCGGTAATACCATGATCATGCTCATGTCAGGTATCCAGGGTATCAACCCTTCACTGTTCGAGGCTGCAAGCATCGACGGCGCAAGCTCAGGACAGGTCTTCAGAAAGATCACTCTTCCTCTTCTGACTCCAATCATGGCATATACTCTTATCACTTCCATGATCGGTGGTCTCCAGATGTTCGATATTCCTTTCCTTTACACTAAGACAGGTAACGTTAAGGATCACATCAAGACACTGGCGGTAATGATCTTCCAGTACTTCCACGCTCAGGCTGATGAGAATAAGATGGGTTACGCAGGTGCTACATCTGTACTCCTCTTCTTCATCACTCTTACTCTTGGACTTATCGCGTTCTATATCACACGTGACAAGGATGAGATCGCTAAGAAGAAGCAGCGTAAAAAGATCGCTCAGCAGGCTAAGAAAGAAAGCAAGCAGTTTGGAGGGATCAGTTTATGA